One region of Xylanimonas ulmi genomic DNA includes:
- the dapE gene encoding succinyl-diaminopimelate desuccinylase, translating into MDLTPAADLLTLAEAARPGGPGQDLVALLAAVCDIESVSGDEGPLADAVETMLRAQPHLEVLRDGNALVARTHLGRERRVVVAGHLDTVPLADPPNLPTRLVDGELWGRGTVDMKAGLALMLALAVDLGRPGALPTCDLTWVFYDQEEVEAVRNGLGRLAQRRPDLLEGDFAIVGEPSDGGIEGGCNGTVRVEVRTRGVAAHSARAWVGVNAIHLAAPILDRLAAYVPAEVDVDGLVYRESMSAVGIRGGVAGNVVPDTCVVTVNYRFAPSRSVEEAVAHLRELFAGFEVEVTDAAGGARPGLDAPLAAAFAQAVLATTGGAPRPKYGWTDVARFAGLGIPAVNFAPGDPLLAHKDDERVPVAQLAPCRDALRAWLLAAPDA; encoded by the coding sequence ATCGATCTGACACCCGCCGCCGACCTGCTCACCCTCGCCGAGGCGGCGCGTCCCGGCGGGCCGGGACAGGACCTCGTCGCACTCCTGGCCGCGGTGTGCGACATCGAGTCGGTCTCGGGCGACGAGGGCCCGCTCGCCGACGCCGTCGAGACGATGCTGCGCGCCCAGCCGCACCTGGAGGTGCTGCGTGACGGGAATGCGCTCGTCGCGCGCACCCACCTGGGACGCGAACGCCGCGTCGTCGTCGCCGGGCACCTGGACACCGTGCCGCTGGCCGACCCGCCCAACCTGCCCACGCGGCTGGTCGACGGCGAGCTGTGGGGCCGCGGCACGGTCGACATGAAGGCGGGCCTGGCGCTCATGCTCGCGCTCGCGGTCGACCTCGGCCGCCCCGGAGCGCTGCCCACCTGCGACCTGACCTGGGTGTTCTACGACCAGGAGGAGGTCGAGGCGGTGCGCAACGGCCTGGGCCGCCTGGCCCAGCGGCGCCCCGACCTGCTCGAGGGCGACTTCGCGATCGTCGGTGAGCCGTCCGACGGCGGCATCGAGGGCGGGTGCAACGGCACGGTGCGCGTCGAGGTGCGCACGCGGGGCGTCGCCGCGCACTCGGCGCGCGCCTGGGTCGGCGTCAACGCGATCCACCTCGCCGCGCCGATCCTCGACCGCCTCGCGGCCTACGTCCCGGCCGAGGTCGACGTCGACGGGCTCGTGTACCGCGAGTCGATGAGCGCCGTCGGCATCCGCGGCGGCGTCGCGGGCAATGTCGTGCCCGACACGTGCGTGGTCACGGTCAACTACCGCTTCGCGCCGTCGCGCTCGGTCGAGGAGGCCGTCGCCCACCTGCGTGAGCTGTTCGCGGGCTTCGAGGTCGAGGTGACCGACGCCGCGGGCGGCGCCCGGCCCGGGCTGGACGCGCCGCTCGCCGCCGCGTTCGCGCAGGCCGTGCTGGCCACGACGGGCGGCGCCCCACGCCCCAAGTACGGGTGGACCGACGTCGCCCGGTTCGCAGGGCTGGGCATCCCGGCGGTCAACTTCGCCCCCGGCGACCCGCTGCTGGCCCACAAGGACGACGAGCGCGTGCCCGTCGCGCAGCTCGCGCCGTGCCGTGACGCGCTGCGGGCGTGGCTGTTGGCGGCCCCTGACGCGTGA
- the dapD gene encoding 2,3,4,5-tetrahydropyridine-2,6-dicarboxylate N-succinyltransferase: MSDSPARTAWGYGLATVTLPEILGSEEPVTLDTWYPAPALGEPAESAVAPTHLTALARRDEARGVETVVVRTVVDLDAPIGDAADAYLRLHLLSHRLVVPNSINLDGVFGALANVVWTDAGPCAVDGFEATRARLRAANARPVTVFGVDKFPRMVDYVLPSGVRIADADRVRLGAHLAPGTTVMHEGFVNFNAGTLGVSMVEGRISQGVVVHDGADIGGGASIMGTLSGGGKERVVIGERALLGANAGAGIALGADSVIEAGLYVTAGTKVAVVGQKADDGGPRVVKARELSGVPGLLFRRNSTTGSIEVLARAGVGVELNAALHAQ, translated from the coding sequence ATGAGCGACTCCCCCGCCCGCACCGCCTGGGGCTATGGCCTCGCGACCGTGACCCTGCCCGAGATCCTGGGCTCCGAGGAGCCCGTCACGCTCGACACCTGGTACCCGGCGCCCGCGCTCGGCGAGCCCGCCGAGTCGGCCGTGGCCCCCACGCACCTGACGGCGCTGGCGCGGCGTGACGAGGCGCGCGGCGTCGAGACCGTCGTCGTGCGCACCGTGGTCGACCTGGACGCGCCGATCGGTGACGCGGCGGACGCCTACCTGCGCCTGCACCTGCTCTCCCACCGGCTGGTGGTCCCCAACTCGATCAACCTCGACGGCGTCTTCGGCGCGCTCGCGAACGTGGTGTGGACCGACGCCGGGCCGTGCGCGGTCGACGGCTTCGAGGCCACGCGCGCCCGGCTGCGCGCGGCCAACGCCCGCCCCGTGACGGTGTTCGGCGTCGACAAGTTCCCGCGCATGGTCGACTACGTGCTGCCGTCGGGGGTGCGCATCGCCGACGCCGACCGAGTGCGCCTGGGCGCGCACCTCGCGCCCGGCACCACCGTGATGCACGAGGGCTTCGTCAACTTCAACGCGGGCACGCTCGGCGTCTCGATGGTCGAGGGCCGCATCTCGCAGGGCGTCGTGGTGCACGACGGCGCCGACATCGGCGGCGGCGCCTCGATCATGGGCACGCTGTCGGGCGGCGGCAAGGAGCGCGTCGTCATCGGCGAGCGCGCGCTGCTGGGCGCCAACGCCGGCGCGGGCATCGCGCTCGGCGCCGACTCGGTCATCGAGGCGGGCCTGTACGTGACCGCGGGCACCAAGGTCGCCGTGGTCGGGCAGAAGGCCGACGACGGCGGGCCGCGCGTGGTCAAGGCGCGTGAGCTGTCGGGCGTGCCGGGGCTCCTGTTCCGCCGCAACTCGACCACGGGGAGCATCGAGGTGCTCGCGCGCGCCGGGGTCGGGGTCGAGCTGAACGCCGCGCTGCACGCGCAGTGA